A window of Solanum stenotomum isolate F172 chromosome 3, ASM1918654v1, whole genome shotgun sequence contains these coding sequences:
- the LOC125859983 gene encoding OVARIAN TUMOR DOMAIN-containing deubiquitinating enzyme 7 isoform X1, which produces MAKTKHQKSKPNKQSHAKKHGKQTDISEFRAQLDALGLKIIQVTADGNCFFRALGDQLEGNEEEHEKYRAMTVKFIRNNRDTFEPFIEDDVPFDEYCESMEKDGTWAGHMELQAASLVTHTNICIHRHMSPRWYIQNFDNRESRMLHLSYHDGEHYNSIRLREDSCTGPASPIIIKADADLSAKSREAIAAAKSKGDASRNMVQVGSVKMVMAGSGCDNKQKVVQVLRQIGGDVDAAIEFLIAEQGSEDQLNANDNVSSLASTSQGSPGEHAIKSGDSPCKKGSSDCSVKGASDEHTSQEDEKKIPRNKACPCGSKKKYKSCCGSVAGKHPTSFTVNHTIDYGKGRRDKKQGKKVPPVNVTTSKQSDARPPDMGALCI; this is translated from the exons ATGGCTAAAACGAAGCATCAAAAATCCAAACCTAACAAACAATCTCAT GCTAAAAAGCACGGAAAGCAGACTGATATTTCTGAATTTCGAGCTCAGCTTGATGCATTGGGCTTAAAGATTATACAAGTGACGGCAGATGGAAATTGTTTCTTCAG GGCATTAGGTGATCAGTTGGAAGGCAATGAGGAGGAGCATGAGAAATATCGAGCTATGACTGTAAAATTTATCAGG AATAACCGTGATACATTTGAGCCTTTTATTGAAGATGATGTACCATTTGATGAATATTGTGAGTCCATGGAGAAGGATGGCACTTGGGCTGGACATATGGAATTACAAGCAGCTTCTCTTGTTACTCATACCAATATATGCATTCACCGA CATATGTCACCTCGCTGGTACATACAGAATTTTGACAACCGTGAATCTCGGATGCTTCATCT TTCTTATCATGACGGAGAGCATTACAATAGCATCCGGCTAAGGGAAGATTCTTGCACTGGACCAGCTAGCCCAATTATTATCAAG GCTGATGCTGATCTTTCAGCAAAATCTCGTGAAGCTATAGCTGCTGCCAAGTCTAAGGGAGACGCTAGTCGGAATATGGTTCAAGTAGGATCAGTCAAAATGGTTATGGCTGGAAGTGGGTGTGATAACAAACAAAAAGTGGTGCAG GTTTTACGACAAATTGGTGGTGATGTTGATGCTGCAATAGAATTTCTAATCGCAGAACAAGGATCTGAGGACCAGTTAAATGCAAATGATAACGTTTCTTCTCTGGCAAGCACTTCACAAG gGTCTCCAGGAGAGCATGCTATCAAATCTGGAGACTCACCTTGTAAAAAAGGTTCCTCTGACTGTAGTGTAAAAGGAGCTTCTGATGAACACACCTCCCAGGAAGATGAAAAG AAAATTCCAAGAAATAAGGCCTGTCCCTGTGGTTCAAAGAAGAAATACAAGTCTTGCTGTGGATCAGTTGCTGGAAAACATCCTACTAGCTTTACAGT CAACCATACAATTGATTATGGAAAGGGTCGGAGAGACAAAAAGCAAGGAAAGAAAGTTCCACCTGTCAATGTTACGACTTCAAAACAATCTGATGCAAGACCACCTGACATGGGCGCGCTTTGTATATAG
- the LOC125859983 gene encoding OVARIAN TUMOR DOMAIN-containing deubiquitinating enzyme 7 isoform X2, translated as MAKTKHQKSKPNKQSHAKKHGKQTDISEFRAQLDALGLKIIQVTADGNCFFRALGDQLEGNEEEHEKYRAMTVKFIRNNRDTFEPFIEDDVPFDEYCESMEKDGTWAGHMELQAASLVTHTNICIHRHMSPRWYIQNFDNRESRMLHLSYHDGEHYNSIRLREDSCTGPASPIIIKADADLSAKSREAIAAAKSKGDASRNMVQVGSVKMVMAGSGCDNKQKVVQVLRQIGGDVDAAIEFLIAEQGSEDQLNANDNVSSLASTSQGEHAIKSGDSPCKKGSSDCSVKGASDEHTSQEDEKKIPRNKACPCGSKKKYKSCCGSVAGKHPTSFTVNHTIDYGKGRRDKKQGKKVPPVNVTTSKQSDARPPDMGALCI; from the exons ATGGCTAAAACGAAGCATCAAAAATCCAAACCTAACAAACAATCTCAT GCTAAAAAGCACGGAAAGCAGACTGATATTTCTGAATTTCGAGCTCAGCTTGATGCATTGGGCTTAAAGATTATACAAGTGACGGCAGATGGAAATTGTTTCTTCAG GGCATTAGGTGATCAGTTGGAAGGCAATGAGGAGGAGCATGAGAAATATCGAGCTATGACTGTAAAATTTATCAGG AATAACCGTGATACATTTGAGCCTTTTATTGAAGATGATGTACCATTTGATGAATATTGTGAGTCCATGGAGAAGGATGGCACTTGGGCTGGACATATGGAATTACAAGCAGCTTCTCTTGTTACTCATACCAATATATGCATTCACCGA CATATGTCACCTCGCTGGTACATACAGAATTTTGACAACCGTGAATCTCGGATGCTTCATCT TTCTTATCATGACGGAGAGCATTACAATAGCATCCGGCTAAGGGAAGATTCTTGCACTGGACCAGCTAGCCCAATTATTATCAAG GCTGATGCTGATCTTTCAGCAAAATCTCGTGAAGCTATAGCTGCTGCCAAGTCTAAGGGAGACGCTAGTCGGAATATGGTTCAAGTAGGATCAGTCAAAATGGTTATGGCTGGAAGTGGGTGTGATAACAAACAAAAAGTGGTGCAG GTTTTACGACAAATTGGTGGTGATGTTGATGCTGCAATAGAATTTCTAATCGCAGAACAAGGATCTGAGGACCAGTTAAATGCAAATGATAACGTTTCTTCTCTGGCAAGCACTTCACAAG GAGAGCATGCTATCAAATCTGGAGACTCACCTTGTAAAAAAGGTTCCTCTGACTGTAGTGTAAAAGGAGCTTCTGATGAACACACCTCCCAGGAAGATGAAAAG AAAATTCCAAGAAATAAGGCCTGTCCCTGTGGTTCAAAGAAGAAATACAAGTCTTGCTGTGGATCAGTTGCTGGAAAACATCCTACTAGCTTTACAGT CAACCATACAATTGATTATGGAAAGGGTCGGAGAGACAAAAAGCAAGGAAAGAAAGTTCCACCTGTCAATGTTACGACTTCAAAACAATCTGATGCAAGACCACCTGACATGGGCGCGCTTTGTATATAG
- the LOC125859983 gene encoding OVARIAN TUMOR DOMAIN-containing deubiquitinating enzyme 7 isoform X3, whose translation MTVKFIRNNRDTFEPFIEDDVPFDEYCESMEKDGTWAGHMELQAASLVTHTNICIHRHMSPRWYIQNFDNRESRMLHLSYHDGEHYNSIRLREDSCTGPASPIIIKADADLSAKSREAIAAAKSKGDASRNMVQVGSVKMVMAGSGCDNKQKVVQVLRQIGGDVDAAIEFLIAEQGSEDQLNANDNVSSLASTSQGSPGEHAIKSGDSPCKKGSSDCSVKGASDEHTSQEDEKKIPRNKACPCGSKKKYKSCCGSVAGKHPTSFTVNHTIDYGKGRRDKKQGKKVPPVNVTTSKQSDARPPDMGALCI comes from the exons ATGACTGTAAAATTTATCAGG AATAACCGTGATACATTTGAGCCTTTTATTGAAGATGATGTACCATTTGATGAATATTGTGAGTCCATGGAGAAGGATGGCACTTGGGCTGGACATATGGAATTACAAGCAGCTTCTCTTGTTACTCATACCAATATATGCATTCACCGA CATATGTCACCTCGCTGGTACATACAGAATTTTGACAACCGTGAATCTCGGATGCTTCATCT TTCTTATCATGACGGAGAGCATTACAATAGCATCCGGCTAAGGGAAGATTCTTGCACTGGACCAGCTAGCCCAATTATTATCAAG GCTGATGCTGATCTTTCAGCAAAATCTCGTGAAGCTATAGCTGCTGCCAAGTCTAAGGGAGACGCTAGTCGGAATATGGTTCAAGTAGGATCAGTCAAAATGGTTATGGCTGGAAGTGGGTGTGATAACAAACAAAAAGTGGTGCAG GTTTTACGACAAATTGGTGGTGATGTTGATGCTGCAATAGAATTTCTAATCGCAGAACAAGGATCTGAGGACCAGTTAAATGCAAATGATAACGTTTCTTCTCTGGCAAGCACTTCACAAG gGTCTCCAGGAGAGCATGCTATCAAATCTGGAGACTCACCTTGTAAAAAAGGTTCCTCTGACTGTAGTGTAAAAGGAGCTTCTGATGAACACACCTCCCAGGAAGATGAAAAG AAAATTCCAAGAAATAAGGCCTGTCCCTGTGGTTCAAAGAAGAAATACAAGTCTTGCTGTGGATCAGTTGCTGGAAAACATCCTACTAGCTTTACAGT CAACCATACAATTGATTATGGAAAGGGTCGGAGAGACAAAAAGCAAGGAAAGAAAGTTCCACCTGTCAATGTTACGACTTCAAAACAATCTGATGCAAGACCACCTGACATGGGCGCGCTTTGTATATAG